In a single window of the Alphaproteobacteria bacterium genome:
- a CDS encoding UbiD family decarboxylase — MAYRSLREFLTRLETTGRLVRVSAPVSPVLELTEIQTRLLAEGGPAVLFENVRREDGAKYAMPVLANLFGTVERVAWGMEREPHQIRELGETLAFLRQPEPPGGWREAMGMLPMLKTVMTMKPRTVSKAPVQEVVLKGDQIDLAALPIQTCWPGEPAPLITWPLVVTKGPGTRREDDYNLGIYRMQVTGRDTTLMRWLKHRGGAQHHARWKSEKPEPLPAAVVIGADPGTILAAVTPVPDTLSEYAFAGLLRGAKVDLVDCKTVPLKVPADAEIVLEGHVSLTDYGDEGPYGDHTGYYNQVERFPVFTVSAITMRRDPIYLSTFTGRPPDEPSVLGEAMNELFIPLLQQQFPEIVDFWLPPEGCSYRIAVVSMKKAYAGHAKRVMMGVWSYLRQFLYTKWVIVVDADIDARDWKDVMWAISTRMDPARDVTMIENTPIDYLDFASPVSGLGSKIGLDATDKWPGETTREWGVPIRMADDVVQRVTERWKSYGLPGSGRPIWK; from the coding sequence GTGGCCTACCGCTCCCTTCGCGAATTCCTGACCCGGCTCGAAACCACCGGCCGGCTGGTGCGGGTTTCGGCGCCGGTCTCGCCGGTGCTGGAACTGACCGAGATTCAGACCCGCCTGCTGGCCGAAGGTGGCCCCGCGGTGCTGTTCGAGAATGTGCGGCGCGAGGACGGCGCCAAATACGCCATGCCGGTGCTGGCCAACCTGTTCGGCACGGTCGAGCGCGTCGCCTGGGGCATGGAGCGCGAGCCGCACCAGATCCGCGAACTGGGCGAGACCCTGGCCTTTCTGCGCCAGCCGGAGCCGCCGGGCGGCTGGCGCGAGGCCATGGGCATGCTGCCCATGCTGAAAACCGTCATGACCATGAAGCCGCGCACGGTGTCGAAAGCTCCAGTGCAGGAGGTGGTGCTCAAGGGCGACCAGATCGACCTGGCGGCCCTGCCGATCCAGACCTGCTGGCCGGGCGAGCCGGCGCCGCTCATCACCTGGCCGCTGGTGGTGACCAAGGGGCCCGGCACGCGGCGCGAGGACGACTATAATCTCGGCATTTACCGCATGCAGGTGACGGGGCGGGACACGACGCTGATGCGCTGGCTGAAGCACCGCGGCGGCGCCCAGCATCACGCCCGCTGGAAGTCCGAGAAGCCGGAGCCGCTGCCCGCCGCCGTGGTGATCGGTGCCGACCCCGGCACCATCCTGGCGGCAGTGACGCCGGTGCCGGACACGCTCAGCGAGTACGCCTTTGCCGGCCTGCTGCGGGGCGCCAAGGTCGATCTGGTCGACTGCAAGACCGTGCCGCTGAAAGTGCCGGCCGACGCGGAAATCGTGCTGGAAGGCCATGTCTCGCTCACCGACTATGGCGACGAGGGGCCGTATGGCGACCACACCGGCTATTACAACCAGGTCGAGCGCTTTCCGGTGTTCACCGTCAGCGCCATCACCATGCGCCGCGACCCGATCTATCTCTCCACCTTCACCGGCCGGCCGCCGGACGAGCCGAGCGTGCTGGGCGAGGCGATGAACGAGTTGTTCATTCCGCTGTTGCAGCAGCAATTCCCCGAAATCGTCGACTTCTGGCTGCCGCCGGAGGGCTGCTCTTACCGGATCGCGGTCGTGTCGATGAAGAAGGCCTATGCCGGCCACGCCAAGCGGGTGATGATGGGGGTGTGGAGCTATCTGCGCCAGTTCCTCTACACCAAATGGGTCATCGTCGTGGACGCGGACATCGACGCCCGCGACTGGAAGGACGTGATGTGGGCGATTTCCACCCGCATGGACCCGGCCCGCGACGTGACCATGATCGAGAACACGCCCATCGACTATCTGGACTTCGCCTCGCCGGTGAGCGGGCTCGGCTCGAAAATCGGCCTGGACGCCACCGACAAATGGCCGGGCGAGACGACCCGCGAATGGGGCGTGCCGATCCGCATGGCCGACGACGTGGTGCAGCGCGTCACCGAGCGCTGGAAGAGCTACGGCCTGCCCGGCAGCGGCCGCCCGATCTGGAAATAG
- a CDS encoding type IV secretory system conjugative DNA transfer family protein, giving the protein MNPCEPFKPGFAFACSGALLFGQNWITNTDPRAAYFEGMAQKLVTAAIVTETTRARFRHLAEPRGPDGRALGSTSEAWLSFEHAISCQPEPQIAEVATMLQEQRAKESDTGGWSAIKNEISRSFSPIMDTQIREALSPPFDLSFERLTESDCPPCMVSIMEDLEYAEMTAPVIRALFTAALIAKRRAPMSARPQFWCLNEIAHFLWPMAESLATISAGFGIRTAYVVQSTRQLDNLKKGASEIIPQSLRVQIYLGTRSVDQASLISRQLGKITLSYDDVSAQERARAARSKAMLDMVNGGDPLASMLSAAHQGPPCASKGQDGARSSQPR; this is encoded by the coding sequence ATGAACCCTTGCGAGCCCTTCAAGCCAGGGTTCGCCTTTGCTTGTTCCGGTGCGCTGCTCTTTGGTCAGAACTGGATAACCAACACCGATCCGCGCGCGGCGTATTTCGAAGGCATGGCCCAGAAACTGGTCACCGCGGCCATCGTCACAGAAACGACGCGAGCGAGGTTTCGTCACCTTGCCGAACCTCGCGGACCGGATGGCAGGGCTCTCGGCAGTACCAGTGAGGCCTGGCTTTCCTTTGAGCATGCCATTTCCTGCCAGCCAGAGCCGCAGATCGCCGAGGTGGCGACCATGCTGCAAGAGCAGCGCGCCAAGGAGAGCGATACGGGCGGCTGGTCAGCCATCAAGAACGAGATCAGCCGTAGCTTCTCACCAATCATGGATACGCAAATCCGCGAAGCGCTCTCTCCGCCCTTCGATCTCTCTTTCGAGCGTTTGACCGAGAGCGATTGCCCGCCCTGCATGGTCTCCATCATGGAGGATTTGGAATATGCGGAAATGACCGCCCCGGTCATCCGGGCGTTGTTCACAGCCGCGTTGATCGCCAAGCGCCGCGCGCCGATGAGCGCGAGGCCGCAATTCTGGTGCCTTAACGAGATAGCGCATTTCCTTTGGCCGATGGCGGAAAGCTTGGCAACCATCTCCGCAGGGTTCGGCATAAGGACCGCCTATGTGGTCCAGTCCACGCGCCAACTTGATAACCTCAAGAAGGGTGCAAGCGAGATCATTCCCCAGAGCCTGCGGGTGCAGATTTATCTCGGCACAAGATCGGTCGATCAGGCCAGCCTGATCTCGCGCCAGCTTGGCAAGATTACGCTGTCTTATGATGATGTCAGCGCCCAGGAGCGCGCCCGCGCCGCCAGATCGAAAGCAATGCTGGATATGGTGAATGGCGGCGATCCGCTCGCCTCCATGCTGAGCGCCGCCCATCAGGGGCCGCCTTGCGCATCAAAAGGCCAAGATGGCGCGCGATCTTCGCAGCCCCGATGA
- a CDS encoding TauD/TfdA family dioxygenase: MALTVTPVHPCIGAEVSGLDLTRPVSDADLADLKQAWLQHKVLVLHDQPVTDAQHVAFARRFGELEEHHQKIIKDASLPEIFKVSNVDETNRVRPPDSDVMTQLLLTKIWHTDSSFRPVPCMGSILHGIEVVDEGGQTCFTNMQAVLEALPADLLARIAGRRCRHDFANLNRIGSKYEPTAEEKAAMPPVWQPMVCRHPETGHKSLFISPIYNDAVEGLDAAAAKDLLDRLYAICSEPRFVYEHTWKPHDIVMWDNRCTMHRILPYDPHARRVSHRTTIVGSSPVLAA; encoded by the coding sequence ATGGCGCTCACCGTCACCCCGGTTCACCCCTGCATCGGCGCGGAGGTTTCGGGCCTCGACCTGACCCGGCCCGTTTCCGACGCGGACCTGGCCGACCTGAAACAGGCTTGGCTGCAACACAAGGTGCTGGTGTTGCACGACCAGCCCGTCACCGATGCGCAACACGTGGCTTTCGCCCGCCGCTTCGGCGAGTTGGAGGAGCACCACCAGAAGATCATCAAGGACGCCTCGCTGCCGGAGATCTTCAAGGTCTCCAACGTGGACGAGACCAACCGCGTGCGGCCGCCGGATTCCGACGTGATGACCCAGCTTTTGCTCACCAAGATCTGGCACACGGATTCCAGCTTCCGTCCGGTGCCCTGCATGGGCTCGATCCTGCACGGCATCGAGGTGGTCGACGAGGGCGGCCAGACCTGTTTCACCAACATGCAGGCGGTGCTGGAGGCGCTGCCGGCGGACCTGCTGGCCCGGATCGCGGGCCGGCGCTGCCGCCACGACTTCGCCAACCTGAACCGCATCGGCTCGAAATACGAACCGACGGCCGAGGAAAAGGCGGCGATGCCGCCGGTCTGGCAGCCCATGGTCTGCCGCCATCCGGAGACGGGCCACAAGTCGCTGTTCATCAGCCCGATCTACAACGACGCCGTCGAGGGGCTGGATGCGGCGGCGGCGAAAGACCTGCTGGACCGGCTCTACGCCATCTGCTCCGAACCGCGCTTCGTCTACGAGCACACCTGGAAGCCGCACGACATCGTCATGTGGGACAATCGCTGCACCATGCACCGCATCCTGCCCTACGATCCGCACGCCCGCCGGGTCTCGCACCGCACCACCATCGTCGGCAGCAGCCCGGTGCTGGCGGCCTGA
- a CDS encoding SDR family oxidoreductase — MTVSTACLITGAASGIGAALARRLAQPGLRLILHTRQNRQGLEAVADAVRAAGAEAETAYGDLSEPAACAAAVAACGGRLDWLVHNAGFSDNRRVADLPADAVRRNHAGITDAFFQLIRNAQPLLQASDRGRVVAVSSFVAHRFPPAGNLFPASAQAKAGLEALARAFAAEMAPWRVPVNVVAPGYIRKDAGMPSALTPEQFRAMAERVPFGRLGQPDDVAAAIAFLLGPDAGYITGQVLHVDGGLGLG, encoded by the coding sequence ATGACTGTCTCCACCGCCTGCCTGATCACCGGTGCTGCCTCCGGCATCGGCGCGGCCCTGGCCCGGCGCCTGGCGCAGCCCGGTCTCCGCCTGATCCTGCACACCCGCCAAAACCGCCAGGGGCTGGAGGCGGTGGCCGACGCGGTCAGGGCCGCCGGCGCCGAGGCCGAGACGGCCTATGGCGACCTTTCCGAGCCGGCCGCGTGCGCGGCGGCGGTCGCAGCCTGCGGCGGCCGGCTCGACTGGCTGGTGCACAATGCCGGCTTTTCCGACAACCGGCGGGTGGCGGACCTGCCGGCGGACGCGGTGCGCCGGAACCATGCCGGCATCACCGACGCCTTTTTCCAGTTGATCCGCAACGCCCAGCCGCTGTTGCAGGCGAGCGACCGGGGACGGGTGGTGGCGGTTTCTTCCTTCGTCGCCCACCGCTTTCCGCCCGCGGGCAACCTGTTCCCGGCCAGCGCCCAGGCCAAGGCCGGGCTGGAGGCTCTGGCCAGGGCGTTCGCGGCGGAGATGGCGCCCTGGCGCGTGCCGGTGAACGTGGTGGCGCCCGGCTATATCCGGAAGGACGCCGGCATGCCGTCCGCGCTGACGCCGGAGCAGTTCCGGGCCATGGCCGAGCGCGTGCCGTTCGGCCGCCTCGGCCAGCCGGACGACGTGGCCGCGGCCATCGCCTTTCTACTGGGCCCGGATGCCGGCTACATCACCGGCCAGGTGCTGCATGTCGACGGCGGTCTGGGGTTGGGGTGA
- a CDS encoding cupin domain-containing protein, translating into MPDAALPQSIGDLPAQTAAQPANPAQARARFFNTGNAFNVILPPVPDKAFTEEPAKALASQTPTGLVACDVSDAMQCPFPATSPFVLAYYGKVRAGETLTTDFNATGVVGYGIQGSGTLVCGEETVEWGPGDLFVLPGGVPHAYTAGSEDAVLWLVTNEPQLAFEHLRAPAPGAAPTGVVHYPAAEIERQIGIIDSVGRNEEEAGSALIFSSDTNEASRNALPTLTVAMNYLPPGITQRPHRHNSVAVSLVIRGENCFSTIDGRRKDWAPWCTTITPPVSVHSHSNHGSERAMFLIIQDGGLYYHGRTMGFEFTEQPA; encoded by the coding sequence ATGCCTGACGCCGCCCTGCCGCAGTCGATCGGCGACCTGCCGGCGCAGACCGCCGCCCAACCCGCCAATCCGGCCCAGGCGCGCGCCCGTTTCTTCAACACCGGCAACGCCTTCAACGTGATTCTGCCGCCGGTGCCCGACAAGGCGTTTACCGAGGAACCGGCGAAGGCGCTGGCCAGCCAGACGCCGACCGGCCTCGTCGCCTGCGATGTCTCGGACGCGATGCAATGCCCGTTCCCGGCCACTTCGCCCTTCGTCCTGGCCTATTACGGCAAGGTCAGGGCGGGCGAAACGCTGACCACCGACTTCAACGCCACCGGCGTCGTCGGCTATGGCATCCAGGGGTCCGGCACGCTCGTTTGCGGCGAGGAGACGGTGGAGTGGGGGCCGGGCGACCTGTTCGTGCTGCCGGGCGGGGTGCCGCACGCCTACACCGCCGGCAGCGAGGATGCGGTGCTGTGGCTGGTCACCAACGAGCCGCAACTGGCGTTCGAGCATTTGCGGGCGCCGGCGCCGGGCGCCGCACCCACCGGCGTCGTGCACTATCCGGCGGCCGAGATCGAGCGCCAGATCGGCATCATCGACAGCGTCGGCCGGAACGAGGAAGAGGCGGGTTCCGCCCTGATCTTTTCCTCCGACACCAACGAGGCGAGCCGCAACGCGCTGCCCACCCTCACCGTGGCGATGAATTATTTGCCGCCGGGCATCACCCAGCGGCCGCACCGGCACAATTCGGTGGCGGTGTCGCTGGTGATCCGGGGCGAGAACTGCTTTTCCACCATCGACGGCCGGCGCAAGGACTGGGCGCCCTGGTGCACCACGATCACGCCGCCGGTCAGCGTGCATTCCCATTCGAACCATGGCAGCGAGCGGGCCATGTTCCTGATCATCCAGGACGGTGGCCTGTATTATCACGGCCGCACCATGGGTTTCGAATTCACCGAACAGCCGGCATGA
- a CDS encoding VOC family protein: MSITINGMAHVILTVSQFEKSRDFYCELLPFLGMTKVYDGNNFVYHVGARTALGIQRCSDEHAGEKFVQNRVGLHHLCFRARSREDVDALYAKLTAMGAHIDRGPVEGDWAPGYYYIVFEDPDGIRLEINYLPGKGLLAGEDGPLNPSDDPDWDQNPPAKT; encoded by the coding sequence ATGTCCATCACCATCAACGGCATGGCCCATGTCATCCTGACCGTGAGCCAGTTCGAGAAATCCCGCGACTTCTATTGCGAATTGCTGCCGTTTCTCGGCATGACCAAGGTCTATGACGGCAACAATTTCGTCTACCATGTCGGCGCCCGCACCGCGCTCGGCATCCAGCGCTGTTCGGACGAGCATGCCGGCGAAAAATTCGTGCAGAACCGCGTCGGCCTGCACCATCTCTGCTTCCGCGCCCGCTCGCGCGAGGACGTGGACGCGCTTTATGCCAAGCTGACGGCGATGGGTGCCCATATCGACCGCGGCCCGGTCGAGGGCGACTGGGCGCCCGGCTATTACTACATCGTGTTCGAGGACCCGGACGGCATCCGGCTGGAGATCAACTACCTGCCGGGCAAGGGCTTGCTGGCCGGCGAGGACGGCCCCCTCAACCCGTCCGACGACCCGGACTGGGACCAGAACCCGCCGGCCAAGACCTGA
- a CDS encoding glutathione S-transferase N-terminal domain-containing protein, with amino-acid sequence MIDAYYWPTPNGWKLSIALEEMGLDYTVIPINIGKGDQFQPEFLKVSPNNRIPAIVDHDPPGGGAPISVFETGAILLYLANKTGLFYPGDLRRRTEVHEWLMWQIGGLGPMIGQAGHFKLYHSEKIPYAIDRYHAEMLRLYGVLDRRLEGREYIVDDFSIADIACWPWIITYKRQEVDLQGQFPNVYRWYKLCQSRPALRRGYEVGKEFGKPNKGWSEETRKNMMPQNQVKP; translated from the coding sequence ATGATCGACGCCTATTACTGGCCGACGCCGAACGGCTGGAAGCTCTCCATTGCGCTGGAGGAAATGGGGCTGGATTACACCGTGATCCCCATCAATATCGGCAAGGGGGACCAGTTCCAGCCGGAGTTCCTGAAGGTCAGCCCGAACAACCGCATCCCGGCCATCGTCGATCACGACCCGCCGGGCGGCGGCGCACCCATCAGCGTGTTCGAGACCGGAGCCATCCTGCTCTATCTGGCGAACAAGACCGGCCTGTTCTATCCGGGAGACCTGCGCCGGCGCACAGAGGTGCACGAATGGCTGATGTGGCAGATCGGCGGCCTCGGCCCGATGATTGGCCAGGCCGGGCATTTCAAGCTCTACCATTCCGAGAAAATCCCCTACGCCATCGACCGCTATCATGCGGAAATGCTGCGGCTCTACGGCGTGCTCGACAGGCGGCTGGAGGGGCGGGAATACATTGTCGACGACTTCTCCATCGCCGACATCGCCTGCTGGCCCTGGATCATCACCTACAAGCGGCAGGAAGTGGATCTGCAAGGCCAGTTCCCCAATGTCTACCGCTGGTACAAGCTCTGCCAGAGCCGGCCGGCGCTGCGCCGCGGCTATGAGGTGGGCAAGGAATTCGGCAAGCCGAACAAGGGCTGGAGCGAGGAAACCCGCAAGAACATGATGCCCCAGAACCAGGTGAAGCCGTAA
- a CDS encoding HD domain-containing protein has protein sequence MPDPAPASPLLSRLAAHHADTWRHSLRVGRFAAWLAEAAGLTPQFGPDLARAASLHDIGKLALPPALLDKPDALTPAERERFRCHAGDGAARLSEAGDSPLAVAIAGHHHERWDGSGYPRGLAGTAIPLAARLVSLVDVYDAIRMPRAYSPAHAHEEAMTILHRIAHEFDPTLMAALRAHADGLEAAYRQETGA, from the coding sequence TTGCCCGATCCGGCCCCCGCCTCGCCGCTGCTCTCCCGCCTGGCGGCCCACCATGCCGACACCTGGCGGCACAGCCTGCGGGTCGGCCGGTTCGCCGCCTGGCTGGCCGAGGCGGCCGGCCTGACGCCGCAGTTCGGCCCGGACCTGGCGCGCGCGGCCAGCCTGCACGATATCGGCAAGCTCGCCCTGCCGCCCGCGCTGCTGGACAAGCCGGACGCGCTGACGCCGGCGGAACGCGAGCGGTTTCGCTGCCATGCCGGCGACGGTGCCGCCCGGCTGTCAGAGGCCGGCGATTCGCCCCTGGCCGTGGCGATTGCCGGCCATCACCACGAGCGCTGGGACGGGTCCGGCTATCCCCGAGGGTTGGCCGGCACCGCCATTCCCCTGGCAGCCCGGCTGGTGAGCCTGGTCGATGTCTATGATGCCATCCGGATGCCCCGCGCCTACAGCCCCGCCCATGCGCACGAGGAGGCCATGACGATCCTGCACCGCATCGCCCATGAGTTCGACCCGACCCTGATGGCCGCGCTGCGCGCCCATGCCGATGGCTTGGAGGCCGCCTACCGCCAGGAAACCGGCGCATGA
- a CDS encoding DUF2189 domain-containing protein, which translates to MAHIKNPLEWTAAEFGSAAGHVRGATRSVYGSEAPPTLRRIAVGDLRDALRRGFDDFAACRTDVIFLCLIYPLAGLVLARFALNQAFLPLLFPLASGFALLGPVAAVGLYEMSREREQGVRVSWAHAFGVTRAPSFGAIVVLSLILLALFLAWLGAAVVLYALTLGPEAPASLSAFATDVFTTPAGWAMIGIGVAVGFVFAVVALAISVVSYPILLDHDVGLATAIGTSVRAVRQNPRTMAVWGLIVAGGLVLGTIPAFVGLIVVLPVLGHATWHLYRKLVA; encoded by the coding sequence ATGGCTCATATCAAGAACCCGTTGGAGTGGACGGCGGCCGAATTCGGCAGTGCCGCCGGTCATGTGAGGGGCGCCACCCGGTCGGTCTATGGCAGCGAGGCGCCGCCAACCCTGCGCCGGATCGCCGTCGGCGATCTGCGCGACGCGCTGCGGCGGGGTTTCGACGACTTCGCCGCCTGCCGCACGGACGTGATTTTCCTGTGCCTGATCTATCCGCTCGCGGGCCTCGTTCTGGCGCGGTTTGCCCTGAACCAGGCCTTCCTGCCCTTGCTGTTCCCGCTTGCCTCCGGCTTTGCGCTGCTGGGTCCGGTGGCGGCGGTCGGGCTCTACGAAATGAGCCGCGAGCGCGAACAGGGGGTGCGGGTCAGCTGGGCCCATGCCTTCGGCGTGACCCGGGCGCCGTCCTTCGGGGCGATCGTCGTCCTCAGCCTGATCCTGCTGGCGCTGTTCCTGGCCTGGCTGGGCGCGGCCGTGGTCCTGTACGCCCTGACCCTCGGGCCGGAGGCGCCGGCCTCGCTCTCGGCCTTCGCAACCGACGTGTTCACCACGCCGGCGGGCTGGGCGATGATCGGTATCGGCGTTGCGGTCGGCTTCGTCTTCGCGGTGGTTGCGCTGGCGATCAGCGTCGTCTCCTACCCGATCCTGCTGGACCATGACGTCGGGCTGGCGACCGCCATCGGCACCTCGGTCCGCGCAGTCCGGCAGAATCCGCGGACCATGGCGGTCTGGGGCCTGATCGTCGCCGGCGGCCTGGTGCTCGGCACCATCCCGGCCTTTGTCGGCCTGATCGTGGTGCTGCCGGTGCTGGGCCACGCCACCTGGCACCTCTACCGCAAGCTGGTGGCGTAG
- a CDS encoding AMP-binding protein: MTAPTDTHDLTARNGLAHVIGDTGISLWREPIPVAFKRTVAAHGPREAAVFCEQGVRWTWDEFDREVDALAGGLLKLGLAKGDRVGIWSPNRYEWLLTQYATARVGLVLTTINPAYRLAEVEYVLNKVQAKALVTAVAFKSSDYVGMVQTLAPELETCAPGALKAAKLPHLRAVIRVGEDKTPGMLNFGDVVASGRDTPAATLDAITATLDPDDAINIQFTSGTTGAPKGATLSHVNILNNGRFTVAHQSFTERDRLCIPVPLYHCFGMVMGTLGCVSTGATMVFPSEGFDPNTALQALSDERCTAIYGVPTMFVAMLGHPELKGFDLSPLRTGVMAGAPCPIEVMKQCVAEMNLREVTIAYGMTETSPVSFQTSKDDPLERAVSTVGRIHPHVECKIVDETGATVKPGVQGELCTRGYSVMKGYWDEPEKTADSIDADGWMHSGDLAVFDTEGYANITGRVKDMVIRGGENVYPREIEEYLFRHPAIQEVQVFGVPDHRMGEEVAAWIVPKAGQSLTEEDVKAFCHGQIAHYKIPRYVRFVRELPMTVTGKPQKFLMRDAMIEELGLTVDKTA, from the coding sequence ATGACCGCCCCGACCGACACCCACGATCTCACCGCCCGCAACGGCCTGGCGCATGTCATCGGCGATACGGGCATTTCCCTCTGGCGCGAGCCGATCCCCGTCGCCTTCAAGCGCACCGTGGCCGCCCACGGGCCCCGCGAGGCCGCCGTGTTCTGCGAACAGGGCGTGCGCTGGACCTGGGACGAGTTCGACCGCGAGGTGGACGCGCTGGCGGGCGGCCTGCTGAAGCTGGGCCTCGCCAAGGGCGACCGGGTCGGCATCTGGTCGCCGAACCGCTATGAGTGGCTGCTGACCCAGTACGCCACCGCCCGCGTCGGCCTGGTGCTCACCACCATCAACCCGGCCTACCGCCTGGCCGAGGTCGAATACGTGCTGAACAAGGTGCAGGCCAAGGCGCTGGTCACCGCCGTCGCCTTCAAGTCCAGCGACTATGTCGGCATGGTCCAAACGCTGGCGCCGGAACTGGAAACCTGCGCGCCGGGGGCGCTCAAGGCGGCGAAGCTGCCGCATCTGCGCGCCGTCATCCGCGTCGGCGAGGACAAGACCCCCGGCATGCTCAATTTCGGCGACGTGGTCGCAAGCGGCCGCGACACGCCCGCCGCCACGTTGGATGCGATCACGGCGACGCTGGACCCGGACGACGCCATCAACATCCAGTTCACCTCCGGCACCACCGGCGCGCCGAAAGGGGCGACGCTGTCTCACGTCAACATCCTGAACAATGGCCGCTTCACCGTCGCCCACCAGAGTTTCACCGAGCGGGACCGGCTGTGCATCCCGGTGCCGCTCTACCACTGTTTCGGCATGGTGATGGGCACGCTCGGCTGCGTTTCGACGGGCGCGACCATGGTGTTCCCGTCGGAAGGCTTCGACCCGAACACGGCCTTGCAGGCGCTCTCGGACGAGCGCTGCACGGCGATCTATGGCGTGCCGACCATGTTCGTCGCCATGCTGGGCCATCCGGAGTTGAAAGGCTTCGACCTCTCGCCGTTGCGCACCGGCGTCATGGCCGGCGCCCCCTGCCCGATCGAGGTGATGAAGCAGTGCGTGGCTGAGATGAATCTCCGCGAGGTCACCATCGCCTATGGCATGACCGAGACCAGCCCGGTCTCGTTCCAGACCTCGAAGGACGACCCGCTGGAGCGCGCCGTCTCCACCGTCGGCCGCATTCACCCGCACGTGGAATGCAAGATCGTCGACGAGACCGGCGCCACGGTGAAGCCCGGCGTGCAGGGCGAGCTTTGCACCCGCGGCTACAGCGTCATGAAGGGCTATTGGGACGAGCCGGAAAAGACCGCCGACAGCATCGACGCCGACGGCTGGATGCATTCCGGCGACCTGGCGGTGTTCGACACAGAAGGCTATGCCAACATCACCGGCCGGGTGAAGGACATGGTCATCCGCGGCGGCGAGAACGTCTATCCGCGCGAGATCGAGGAATACCTGTTCCGCCACCCCGCCATCCAGGAGGTGCAGGTGTTCGGCGTGCCCGACCACCGCATGGGCGAGGAAGTGGCCGCCTGGATCGTACCGAAAGCCGGCCAAAGCCTGACCGAGGAGGACGTGAAGGCGTTCTGCCACGGCCAGATCGCGCACTACAAAATCCCGCGCTATGTGCGCTTCGTGCGCGAACTGCCGATGACCGTCACCGGCAAGCCGCAGAAATTCCTGATGCGCGACGCCATGATCGAGGAACTGGGCCTGACCGTCGACAAGACGGCGTGA
- a CDS encoding N-formylglutamate amidohydrolase, producing MNRTALLSPADPPPYTVLNPASPVPLLFVCEHAGHRVPAALDGLGIAEADLLDHIGWDIGAEAVTRRLAAIFAAPAVVATYSRLVIDANRPLAHPGSIPEESDARPIPANIGLDAAARRARQEACFWPFHRAVAAQRRRLCEAQAAKGGPSPVLVFVHSFTPAMADGSPRPWQVGILYDRDERLAAPLLHFLGQTLGERLGDNQPYTGRGGTGFSAQVHAAEPGLPHIMLEFRNDLLREAAGVRLWAARLATALRACPDVARVL from the coding sequence ATGAACCGCACCGCCCTGCTCTCGCCTGCCGACCCGCCGCCCTACACGGTCCTGAATCCGGCCTCGCCGGTGCCGCTGCTGTTCGTCTGCGAGCACGCCGGACACCGGGTTCCGGCCGCGCTCGACGGGCTCGGCATCGCCGAGGCCGACCTGCTGGACCATATCGGCTGGGACATCGGCGCCGAGGCGGTGACCCGGCGGCTGGCGGCGATCTTTGCCGCGCCGGCCGTGGTGGCGACCTATTCCCGGCTGGTGATCGACGCCAACCGGCCGCTCGCCCATCCGGGCTCGATCCCGGAGGAGAGCGACGCGCGCCCGATCCCGGCCAATATCGGCCTGGACGCAGCCGCGCGGCGGGCGCGGCAGGAGGCCTGCTTCTGGCCCTTCCACCGCGCCGTCGCCGCCCAGCGCCGGCGCCTCTGCGAGGCGCAGGCCGCGAAGGGTGGGCCGTCGCCGGTGCTGGTGTTCGTGCACAGCTTCACCCCGGCCATGGCAGACGGCTCGCCCCGGCCGTGGCAGGTGGGCATTCTCTACGACCGCGACGAGCGGCTGGCGGCGCCGTTGCTGCACTTCCTCGGGCAGACCCTGGGCGAGCGGCTGGGCGACAACCAGCCCTATACCGGCCGCGGCGGCACCGGCTTCAGCGCCCAGGTGCACGCGGCCGAACCCGGCCTGCCGCACATCATGCTGGAATTCCGCAACGACCTGCTGCGCGAGGCGGCCGGCGTCCGGCTCTGGGCCGCGCGCCTGGCGACGGCGCTTCGCGCCTGCCCGGACGTGGCACGGGTGCTGTAG